From Agromyces sp. SYSU T00194, a single genomic window includes:
- a CDS encoding uroporphyrinogen-III synthase: MSEYEPVTGAINLPNPRHDKPLSGWRVLVPRGGPWGDSVAASLRMRGASPIIAPMINFAATDDAPALEAALGRLAAGAFDWVTVTSATTVDVLSSHRAVIPPTTKVAAVGESTAAALIAAGYRADIVPSEDNSAKGLLDEWTAATDGAFPLRVLALRSAIAKQVLSVGLARIGHHVEAVVAYRTVGVPVAQKVVDDVRAGKVQALLVTSGSVAEQVQQQFGSIPEETLVAAIGPQTMHDAQDHGLRIDVVAAERSAESLIEAVVQAARQQV; this comes from the coding sequence GTGAGCGAATACGAGCCGGTCACCGGCGCCATCAACCTCCCCAATCCGCGCCACGACAAGCCCCTCAGCGGCTGGCGGGTGCTCGTGCCGCGCGGCGGCCCCTGGGGCGACAGCGTCGCCGCGAGCCTGCGCATGCGCGGCGCCTCGCCGATCATCGCGCCCATGATCAACTTCGCCGCGACCGACGACGCCCCCGCCCTCGAGGCGGCGCTCGGCCGGCTCGCCGCGGGCGCCTTCGACTGGGTGACCGTGACCAGCGCGACCACCGTCGACGTGCTGAGCTCGCACCGCGCGGTCATCCCGCCCACGACCAAGGTCGCCGCCGTCGGCGAGTCCACGGCCGCGGCCCTCATCGCCGCCGGCTACCGCGCCGACATCGTGCCCTCCGAGGACAACTCGGCCAAGGGCCTCCTCGACGAGTGGACCGCCGCAACCGACGGGGCGTTCCCGCTCCGCGTCCTCGCGCTGCGCTCGGCGATCGCCAAGCAGGTGCTGAGCGTCGGCCTCGCCCGCATCGGGCACCACGTCGAGGCCGTCGTCGCGTACCGCACCGTCGGCGTGCCGGTCGCGCAGAAGGTCGTCGACGACGTGCGGGCCGGCAAGGTGCAGGCGCTGCTGGTCACCTCGGGCAGCGTCGCCGAGCAGGTCCAGCAGCAGTTCGGGTCGATCCCGGAGGAGACGCTCGTCGCCGCGATCGGCCCGCAGACGATGCACGACGCGCAGGACCACGGGCTGCGCATCGACGTGGTCGCCGCGGAGCGCAGCGCCGAGTCGCTGATCGAGGCGGTCGTGCAGGCGGCGCGCCAGCAGGTCTAG
- a CDS encoding SDR family NAD(P)-dependent oxidoreductase encodes MRTAPQPDPAPETAPLPVARRRRRRLRLDDAVCVVTGAASGMGLESARLLARRGARLALVDRNADVLATLVAEFHDAGTEASAHVVDLTDLDAVAALPDAVRAAHGRVDVLLHCAGVSMLGTFEQLSIEEFRWVVDVNLWGTVALAKAFLPLLRERPAAHLANVSSLYGLAAPAGRVPYVTSKFAVRGFTDALRHELERTDVTVSAIYPGGVQTGIIHHARVAAMVDAGVAARAADAQAALYRTTAAQAAERIVAGIERRRPRIFIGRDARLSDLVTRIAPVGYWSIMRGIVAKAGDTSPAEQAAAR; translated from the coding sequence ATGCGCACCGCCCCCCAGCCCGACCCCGCCCCCGAGACCGCCCCCCTCCCGGTCGCACGACGCCGGCGCCGCCGCCTGCGACTCGACGACGCGGTCTGCGTCGTCACCGGCGCCGCGAGCGGCATGGGCCTCGAGTCGGCCCGCCTGCTCGCCCGCCGTGGTGCGCGCCTCGCCCTCGTCGACCGCAACGCCGACGTGCTCGCGACCCTGGTCGCCGAATTCCACGATGCGGGCACCGAGGCATCCGCCCACGTCGTCGACCTGACCGACCTCGACGCGGTCGCGGCGCTGCCCGACGCCGTGCGCGCGGCGCACGGCCGCGTCGACGTGCTGCTGCACTGCGCGGGCGTGTCGATGCTGGGCACGTTCGAGCAGCTCAGCATCGAGGAGTTCCGCTGGGTCGTCGACGTGAACCTCTGGGGCACGGTCGCGCTGGCGAAGGCGTTCCTGCCCCTGCTGCGGGAGCGACCCGCTGCGCACCTCGCGAACGTGTCCAGCCTGTACGGCCTGGCCGCGCCCGCCGGCCGCGTGCCCTACGTCACCTCGAAGTTCGCGGTACGCGGCTTCACCGACGCGCTGCGCCACGAGCTCGAGCGCACCGACGTGACCGTCTCCGCCATCTACCCGGGCGGGGTGCAGACGGGCATCATCCACCACGCGCGCGTCGCCGCCATGGTCGACGCCGGGGTCGCCGCGCGCGCCGCCGACGCGCAGGCCGCGCTCTACCGGACCACCGCCGCGCAGGCCGCGGAGCGGATCGTCGCAGGCATCGAGCGCCGCCGCCCCCGCATCTTCATCGGCCGCGACGCGCGCCTCAGCGACCTCGTCACGCGCATCGCGCCGGTCGGGTACTGGTCGATCATGCGCGGCATCGTCGCGAAGGCCGGCGACACGTCGCCCGCGGAGCAGGCCGCGGCGCGCTGA
- a CDS encoding flotillin family protein, whose protein sequence is MFVDPLIQVIAVAALAIAVVSLFVFIARRIRRVPPNEALIIVGRAGRSSMGDAAAGPRVIIGGRTFVWPILQQGFAISLEQRQIGITVEGVDKNRVKIAIKASINFKVSGTEEGVRRAGQRFLSQQEALTDIISESLEGSLRSIVGDMTIEQIISDRKSLSERVVAETKADLIEQGLQVDLLNISDISTPGSDYLDNLGRAEAARARQVAEVSESEAARASEFARIEAAEQIAERQKALSLKQAQIKAETDRANAEADAAGELAKAEQDRIVAVEEREALAEQARVTQERLDIEVRKPAEADAYASVQRATAQRDAANAATEAEAYKRTKIAEANKVAAVQDAEAAATAVRRAGEAERDRQVALAAGVQADGEARAAAIRAEGLAEADATDAKALALEKYGEAALAQEIISRLPEIIRAAAKPISAIDTFTVVSTDGASAVTKSVGQVLGEGTEVVKSLTGLDVSAILAGLAGGQLAKSSDAERA, encoded by the coding sequence ATCGTCGGCCGCGCCGGCCGGTCGTCGATGGGGGACGCCGCCGCGGGCCCCCGCGTGATCATCGGCGGGCGCACCTTCGTCTGGCCGATCCTGCAGCAGGGCTTCGCGATCTCGCTCGAGCAGCGCCAGATCGGCATCACCGTCGAGGGCGTCGACAAGAACCGCGTGAAGATCGCCATCAAGGCGTCGATCAACTTCAAGGTCAGCGGTACCGAGGAGGGCGTGCGTCGCGCCGGCCAGCGCTTCCTCTCGCAGCAGGAGGCCCTCACCGACATCATCAGCGAGTCGCTCGAGGGGTCGCTGCGCTCGATCGTCGGCGACATGACGATCGAGCAGATCATCTCCGACCGCAAGAGCCTGTCGGAGCGGGTCGTCGCCGAGACGAAGGCCGACCTCATCGAGCAGGGCCTCCAGGTCGACCTGCTGAACATCTCCGACATCTCCACGCCGGGCAGCGACTACCTCGACAACCTCGGCCGCGCCGAGGCCGCCCGGGCCCGCCAGGTCGCCGAGGTCAGCGAGTCGGAGGCCGCGCGCGCCAGCGAGTTCGCGCGCATCGAGGCGGCGGAGCAGATCGCCGAGCGCCAGAAGGCGCTCAGCCTCAAGCAGGCGCAGATCAAGGCCGAGACCGACCGTGCCAACGCCGAGGCCGACGCCGCTGGCGAACTCGCCAAGGCCGAGCAGGACCGCATCGTCGCCGTCGAGGAGCGCGAGGCCCTCGCCGAGCAGGCGCGCGTCACCCAGGAGCGCCTCGACATCGAGGTGCGCAAGCCGGCCGAGGCCGACGCCTACGCGTCGGTGCAGCGCGCGACGGCCCAGCGCGACGCGGCGAACGCCGCGACCGAGGCCGAGGCCTACAAGCGCACGAAGATCGCCGAGGCGAACAAGGTCGCCGCCGTGCAGGATGCCGAGGCGGCCGCGACCGCGGTGCGCCGGGCCGGCGAGGCGGAGCGCGACCGCCAGGTGGCGCTCGCGGCAGGCGTGCAGGCCGACGGCGAGGCGCGCGCGGCCGCGATCCGCGCCGAGGGCCTGGCCGAGGCGGATGCCACGGACGCCAAGGCGCTCGCACTCGAGAAGTACGGCGAGGCGGCGCTCGCGCAGGAGATCATCTCCCGCCTGCCCGAGATCATCCGCGCGGCGGCCAAGCCGATCAGCGCGATCGACACCTTCACGGTCGTCTCCACCGACGGCGCCAGCGCCGTCACGAAGTCGGTCGGGCAGGTGCTCGGCGAGGGCACCGAGGTCGTGAAGTCGCTGACCGGCCTCGACGTCTCGGCGATCCTCGCCGGGCTCGCGGGCGGGCAGCTCGCGAAGTCGTCTGACGCCGAGCGCGCCTGA